From Penicillium digitatum chromosome 5, complete sequence, one genomic window encodes:
- a CDS encoding CCAAT-binding factor, with amino-acid sequence MATGKGKRSSRANEIAPSVGVSAPVAESMPFMPDESAFAGLRQKIEQRLKNQNQSTGKGKKVNIKPSAPAANLSVNNGKPSPAKPGRNQDSAQGKKRDRNGEVIAREQKNGGFTKQEKPKVGKKSNDDETLRQEILAMGGTEEDLDLLAGVDSESEVEGESGNADDDLRKQLSSMLEASGHVVPEDLADDEVEDIDEEIESEDDLQDSEDNANVLPRSDWYNIPMPSSASDTKHMNALPRHLMERVHELANKLLQEENEEYAAAQRASASSSHKFYSTIMTSGTLSDKISALTLNVQESPLHNTKALETLIGLGKKRSRAQAVEVLRSLKDMFAQGTLLPSDRRLKSFTNQPGLVAAFQGAGGRWNERDPLPGGLKKKDLIVWAFENFVKDQFFEVIKILEIWCNDEIEFSRTRAVSYVYELLKEKPEQETNLLRLLVNKLGDPGKKIASRASYLLLQLMQSHPMMKPIIIKSVEEVLFRPGQSSHAKYYAVITLNQTILRLKEEKVAGQLLDIYFGLFLVLLKPSHQGKPASSGKPAPKGKYNKHGKGSKGKGDDDAAKGQAQDDEMREKLISGVLTGVNRAYPFTDSDSERMSKHLDTLFRITHSSNFNTSIQALMLIQQLTVANQVSGDRFYRTLYESLLDPRVATSSKQSLYLNLLYKSLKNDLNVRRVKAFVKRLVQVLGMHQPSFICGVFFMIRELEKTFTGLSSLVDQPEENDDDDEEIFRDVLDEDDEQPEPAPVVETKKQNNLYDPRKRDPEHSNADRSCLWELLPFTTHFHPSVSLNATNLLEHNPMSGKPDLTLHTLTHFLDRFVYRTPKANASSRGASIMQPLGGGEAVDRLVEAGKKIQNQLPLNTEAFWKKKAEDVAAEDVFFHEYFTRVNKDKDKVRTKKSKDVDADDQSDEGLSGDEDEIWKALVDSRPELEADEDSDDDLDMSDLESALGSDEDGEGADEDDSDGGVIFNDESDVPSDEEMAEFSEPEEAAPPAKTKKAAKKLSKEAEEDSDDFDMDVSDDDAFFDSDEDLPSDIDLGGVDMEEPEKPADTAAPESNRSKRRKLKQLPTFASADDYAALLADEDEGM; translated from the exons ATGGCTACAGGGAAAGGAAAGCGCTCTTCGCGGGCTAATGAGATTGCTCCCTCGGTGGGCGTCTCAGCTCCCGTTGCAGAATCCATGCCATTCATGCCGGACGAGAGCGCCTTCGCAGGCCTACGACAGAAAATTGAACAGCGTTTGAAGAACCAGAATCAGAGCACCGGGAAGGGCAAAAAGGTTAATATCAAGCCATCGGCCCCTGCTGCAAATCTTTCCGTAAATAACGGAAAGCCATCTCCCGCAAAGCCTGGCCGGAATCAAGATTCTGCGCAAGGCAAGAAGCGGGATCGCAACGGCGAGGTGATTGCTCGGGAGCAAAAAAACGGTGGATTCACGAAGCAAGAAAAACCCAAAGTCGGCAAGAAGAGCAATGACGACGAAACACTTCGCCAAGAGATTCTAGCTATGGGTGGTACCGAGGAGGATCTTGACCTTCTTGCGGGTGTCGACTCTGAGTCTGAAGTTGAGGGCGAGTCCGGGAATGCTGATGATGATCTTCGGAAGCAGCTCTCTAGCATGTTGGAAGCTTCAGGGCACGTTGTGCCTGAGGATCTAGCAGATGACGAAGTCGAAGACATCGATGAGGAAATAGAGAGCGAGGATGATCTCCAGGATAGCGAGGACAATGCA AATGTTCTTCCCCGGTCCGATTGGTACAACATCCCTATGCCCTCCTCCGCCAGTGACACGAAACACATGAACGCTCTGCCCCGCCACCTTATGGAGCGCGTTCACGAGCTGGCCAACAAATTGCTACAGGAAGAAAATGAGGAGTACGCGGCAGCCCAGAGGGcatctgcttcttcttcccacAAGTTCTACTCGACCATTATGACGTCTGGTACCCTGAGCGATAAAATCTCCGCCTTGACTCTTAACGTTCAAGAGTCGCCTCTACACAATACCAAGGCACTGGAGACTTTGATTGGTCTCGGAAAGAAGCGTAGTCGTGCGCAGGCAGTTGAAGTTCTGCGATCATTGAAGGATATGTTCGCGCAGGGTACTTTGCTGCCTAGTGACCGACGATTGAAGTCTTTCACCAACCAGCCCGGGCTCGTTGCTGCATTCCAAGGCGCCGGCGGGCGGTGGAACGAAAGAGACCCTCTCCCAGGCggtttgaaaaaaaaggatctgATTGTGTGGGCATTTGAAAACTTTGTAAAAGATCAATTCTTTGAAGTCATCAAGATTCTTGAGATTTGGTGCAATGATGAGATCGAATTCTCACGGACCCGGGCCGTCAGTTACGTCTACGAACTTCTCAAAGAGAAGCCCGAGCAGGAGACCAATCTTTTACGACTTTTGGTCAACAAGCTCGGAGATCCGGGCAAGAAAATAGCCTCTCGGGCATCATACCTGTTGCTGCAACTCATGCAGTCGCATCCTATGATGAAGCCAATCATCATCAAGTCAGTGGAAGAAGTGCTGTTCCGGCCTGGTCAGAGCTCACACGCCAAGTACTATGCTGTGATAACTCTGAACCAGACTATCTTGAGACTAAAGGAAGAAAAGGTGGCCGGCCAGCTTCTGGACATCTACTTTGGACTGTTCCTCGTGCTGTTGAAGCCCTCCCACCAGGGCAAGCCTGCTTCCAGCGGGAAGCCTGCCCCCAAGGGGAAATACAACAAGCATGGAAAGGGATCGAAGGGCAAAGGCGACGACGATGCTGCCAAGGGACAAGCCCAGGATGACGAAATGCGCGAGAAGCTGATCTCTGGTGTCTTGACCGGTGTCAACCGTGCTTATCCTTTCACTGACTCCGATTCCGAGCG CATGTCGAAGCACCTCGACACCTTGTTCCGTATCACACACTCCTCGAATTTCAACACTAGTATTCAGGCCCTTATGCTGATTCAACAGCTCACGGTTGCTAACCAAGTTTCCGGTGATCGCTTCTACCGCACTCTGTATGAGTCTTTGCTCGACCCCCGCGTTGCCACCTCATCAAAACAATCTCTCTACCTCAACCTCCTGTACAAATCTTTGAAGAATGATCTAAACGTCCGCCGAGTCAAGGCATTCGTGAAGCGTCTTGTTCAAGTACTTGGTATGCACCAACCCTCGTTCATCTGCGGTGTCTTCTTCATGATCCGTGAGCTCGAGAAGACCTTCACAGGCCTCTCATCCTTGGTCGACCAGCCAGAGGAgaacgatgatgatgatgaagagaTCTTCCGTGACGTCCtcgatgaggatgacgaaCAGCCGGAACCTGCTCCCGTTGTCGAAACCAAAAAGCAGAACAACTTGTACGATCCCCGTAAGCGAGACCCTGAGCACAGCAATGCCGACCGGAGCTGTCTTTGGGAATTGCTGCCTTTCACCACTCACTTCCATCCTTCTGTCTCCCTTAACGCTACCAATTTGCTTGAGCACAACCCCATGAGTGGCAAGCCAGACCTGACTCTGCACACTCTTACTCACTTCCTTGACCGTTTCGTGTACCGCACACCCAAGGCTAACGCCAGCTCCCGCGGTGCCTCTATTATGCAGCCCCTGGGTGGTGGTGAAGCCGTCGACCGGTTGGTGGAGGCTGGCAAGAAGATACAAAACCAGTTGCCGCTCAACACCGAAGCCTtctggaagaagaaggccgaAGATGTTGCCGCAGAGGATGTCTTCTTCCACGAATACTTCACTCGTGTCAATAAGGACAAGGACAAGGTGCGTaccaagaagagcaaggatGTTGACGCCGACGATCAGTCCGACGAAGGTCTTAGCGGAGACGAGGACGAGATCTGGAAAGCGCTTGTCGACTCTCGCCCCGAGCTGGAAGCCGACGAGGACAGCGACGATGATTTGGACATGTCCGATTTGGAATCTGCTCTAGGCTCCGACGAAGATGGGGAAGGCGCGGACGAGGACGACTCCGACGGTGGTGTCATCTTCAACGACGAGTCCGATGTTCCATCCGACGAGGAAATGGCTGAGTTCAGCGAGCCCGAGGAAGCCGCGCCTCCAgccaagaccaagaaggccgccaaaaagctctccaaggaagccgaggaggaCTCCGACGACTTCGACATGGATGTTTCGGACGACGATGCCTTCTTCGACAGCGACGAGGACCTGCCATCGGATATCGACTTGGGTGGAGTCGACATGGAAGAGCCCGAAAAGCCCGCCGATACTGCCGCCCCGGAGTCGAACCGCAGCAAGCGCCGCAAGCTCAAGCAACTGCCCACTTTCGCCTCCGCGGACGACTACGCTGCGCTGCTGGCGGACGAGGACGAAGGAATGTAA
- a CDS encoding Amino acid transporter, transmembrane, with amino-acid sequence MARPNESQTPVSWDHDWDYDNSLELSDKSEQEPKLKDFDIEGQGCCGSQHNVTTVDGSSITESIGHQIKMESENTIKYRTCSWQKTAALLFSEYICLAIMSFPWSYSILGLVPGLILTVVIAGIVLYTSLITWRFCLRHPEVRDVCDIGQYLFWDSKIAWWATAVMFLLNNTFIQSLHCVVGSEYLNTMSNGAVCTVVFSMIVAIISWVFSLPRTFSTLSKVATLSAFFTFISVILAATFAAVEDHPTKYSAATGDPIVLVIPAKGTTFVKGMNAFLNISYTFIGQITLPSFIAEMKEPRDFWKSVTVVTIAEIIVFSVVGAVTYNYVGSQYMVAPAFGSIGDDLFKKVSFSFMIPTIIFLGVLYASVSARFIFFRLFEGTRHKGNNTVVGWAAWGGILAALWVAAFFIAEVIPFFSDLLSIMSALFDSFFGFIFWGTAYIRMRAADHGPRFFMVRGIRGWLGFIFNVFLILVGFFFLGPGTYAAVMSVVNSYADGTVRGVFTCASNGL; translated from the exons ATGGCTCGACCAAATGAATCACAAACTCCTGTCAGCTGGGACCATGACTGGGATTATGACAACAGCCTCGAGCTGTCTGACAAGTCTGAGCAGGAGCCCAAGCTCAAGGACTTCGACATCGAGGGCCAGGGCTGCTGTGGCTCCCAGCACAATGTCACTACCGTCGACGGATCATCAATAACGGAAAGCATTGGTCACCAGATTAAGATGGAGTCAGAGAATACAATCAAATACCGCACGTGCAGTTGGCAAAAG ACTGCTGCTTTGCTTTTCTCTGAGTATATCTGTCTGGCTATTATGTCCTTTCCCTGGTCATATTCCATTCTGGGCCTGGTTCCCGGTTTGATCTTGACTGTGGTTATTGCCGGCATTGTCCTCTATACCTCGCTGATTACCTG GAGATTCTGTCTGCGACACCCGGAAGTCCGCGACGTTTGCGATATCGGCCAGTATCTGTTCTGGGACTCCAAGATTGCGTGGTGGGCCACAGCAGTCATGTTCCTCCTGAACAATACCTTCATTCAGAGCTTGCACTGTGTGGTGGGCTCCGAGTACCTGAATACGATGTCAAACGGCGCAGTCTGTACGGTCGTCTTCTCGATGATCGTCGCCATCATTTCCTGGGTTTTTTCACTGCCCCGCACCTTCAGTACACTGTCAAAAGTCGCGACCCTCTCGGCATTTTTCACATTCATTTCCGTCATCCTGGCTGCTACATTTGCTGCCGTGGAAGATCACCCCACAAAATACTCCGCTGCAACTGGAGACCCAATCGTCCTCGTTATCCCGGCCAAGGGCACCACATTTGTCAAGGGCATGAATGCCTTTTTGAACATCAGCTACACCTTCATCGGCCAAATCACCCTCCCCAGTTTCATCGCCGAAATGAAAGAGCCCCGCGACTTCTGGAAGTCCGTAACAGTCGTAACAATCGCTGAGATCATCGTCTTCAGCGTTGTCGGTGCAGTCACCTACAACTACGTGGGTAGCCAATACATGGTTGCGCCAGCCTTCGGCTCCATCGGCGATGACCTTTTCAAGAAGGTCTCCTTCTCGTTCATGATCCCGACtatcattttcttgggcgTGTTATACGCCTCCGTCTCAGCCcgtttcatcttcttccgcttGTTCGAGGGCACCCGCCACAAGGGCAACAACACTGTCGTTGGCTGGGCTGCTTGGGGTGGAATTCTTGCTGCACTTTGGGTCGCCGCCTTTTTCATTGCAGAAGTCATTCCCTTCTTCTCCGATTTGTTGTCGATCATGAGCGCGCTCTTTGATTCTTTCTTCGGTTTCATTTTCTGGGGCACGGCATATATCCGCATGCGCGCTGCGGATCACGGACCCCGTTTCTTTATGGTCCGTGGGATTCGAGGCTGGCTCGGATTCATTTTTAATGTCTTCTTAATTCTCGttggtttcttctttttgggACCTGGGACATAC GCCGCTGTTATGTCCGTGGTCAATAGCTATGCGGATGGCACTGTCCGTGGTGTTTTCACCTGTGCCAGCAATGGACTGTAA
- a CDS encoding Aminomethyltransferase yields MSSVRIITRSVDLAAARAVTLNLPRTSIGSTLLRRELSSAAIVRPAVARSLKANAPVVTVASRAATQAVRYASSSSEPLSKTQLYDLHLEHGAKMVPFAGFDMPLQYADLSHVESHMWTREKASLFDVSHMVQHQLSGPGAIDLLKKVTPSSVDKLALNTSTLSCLLEEGTGGIVDDCVITRRGEDTFYFVTNAGRRTEDLAFLTAEIEAYRFKHGADSLKWEILADRALVALQGPLAASVLQPLINTANTPASETDLSTLYFGNCRELYLTLPDGSVTAHPLLISRTGYTGEDGFEISIPTSGAASLPRQVTELLLADSSKSRLAGLAARDSLRLEAGMCLYGHDISTAQTPPAAALGWVVGRDRRDPTTATFNGASVILSQLASPKTIPRRRVGLSIEKGPPAREGALVVDISDPANPVEVGVVTSGLPSPSLGGANIAMGYVKQGLHTKGTELAVKVRNKVRKATVVGMPWITSKFHRPPQ; encoded by the exons ATGTCAAGTGTCCGTATTATCACAAGAAGTGTTGACCTCGCCGCCGCGAGGGCCGTCACCCTCAACCTTCCCCGCACCTCGATTGGCTCCACCTTACTTCGGCGGGAGCTCTCCTCCGCGGCTATTGTGCGACCAGCAGTCGCTCGGTCATTGAAAGCCAATGCGCCAGTTGTAACTGTAGCTTCGCGGGCTGCAACTCAGGCTGTGCGGTATGCCTCTAGCTCCAGTGAGCCCCTTAGCAAGACACAGCTCTATGACTTGCACTTGGAGCATGGTGCCAAGATGGtgcccttcgccggcttcGACATGCCTTTGCAATATGCCGATTTGAGCCATGTGGAAAGCCACATGTGGACGCGCGAGAAGGCCAGTCTTTTCGATGTAAGCCACAT GGTCCAGCACCAGCTCAGCGGCCCCGGAGCCATTGATCTACTGAAGAAGGTGACTCCTTCATCAGTAGACAAGCTAGCACTTAACACCTCCACCCTCTCCTGCCTCCTTGAAGAAGGCACCGGCGGCATAGTCGATGACTGCGTTATCACCCGCCGCGGCGAAGACACCTTCTACTTCGTCACGAACGCCGGCCGCCGCACAGAGGACCTGGCCTTCTTAACCGCCGAAATCGAAGCGTACCGCTTCAAGCATGGAGCCGACAGCCTCAAGTGGGAGATCCTTGCAGACCGCGCGCTGGTCGCGCTACAAGGACCCCTTGCCGCTTCCGTCCTCCAACCCCTCATCAACACTGCAAACACCCCCGCCTCAGAAACCGACCTGAGCACCCTCTACTTCGGTAATTGCCGCGAGCTGTACCTGACCCTACCCGACGGCAGCGTCACCGCCCACCCCCTCCTCATCTCCCGCACCGGCTACACCGGCGAAGACggcttcgagatctccaTCCCGACTTCCGGCGCTGCATCTCTCCCCCGACAAGTCACCGAACTTCTCCTCGCTGACAGCAGCAAATCCCGTCTCGCTGGTCTGGCCGCCCGTGACTCTCTCCGTCTTGAGGCAGGCATGTGTCTCTACGGCCACGACATCTCCACCGCGCAGACCCCTCCCGCCGCGGCTCTTGGCTGGGTTGTCGGTCGTGATCGTCGCGACCCTACCACTGCTACTTTCAACGGTGCTTCCGTTATTCTTTCTCAACTCGCCAGCCCGAAGACTATCCCTCGGCGTCGCGTTGGACTTTCCATTGAGAAAGGCCCCCCAGCTCGCGAGGGCGCTCTCGTCGTGGATATTTCTGACCCCGCGAACCCCGTTGAGGTTGGCGTCGTCACTTCCGGTCTGCCGAGCCCGTCGCTTGGCGGTGCCAACATTGCTATGGGATATGTCAAGCAAGGGCTTCACACGAAGGGTACCGAGCTGGCTGTCAAGGTCCGCAATAAGGTCCGCAAGGCTACTGTTGTCGGTATGCCGTGGATCACCAGCAAGTTCCATCGGCCTCCGCAGTAG
- a CDS encoding Alpha-1,2-mannosidase family protein, putative: MPPYWVLSLFSITVLGIAADLPSVDDYDVLQYINPLIGSANGGNVFSGASLPYGMAKAVADTDSESNQGGFAYEGGRVTGFSSMHDSGTGGSPSLGNFPLFAYVKCAGDDVNGCVYPKNQRKTKYKPDSVQAHPGYFAIELASGVRVDMTTAHHTSLFRFQFPTDQNASPLILLDLTDLSNSRQDNATISVDNLTGRMTGDARFAPSFGSGSYVLHFCADFKSLAAQKDSGIFVNSRASAGVHDLKISRSINGQEGLTVDLEGGGFIRFKSAPDNTVLARVGISFISTEQACTHAESEIPHFDFNATRQTAVEQWSEKMRPIRVSRTNIDTSVLSNFYSGIYRTMINPQNYTGENPLWQSSEPYFDSFYCLWDSFRSQIPFLAIFDPSSVIQMVRSLIDTQRHLGWLPDCRMSLCKGYTQGGSNADNVLADVYLKGLRDGIDWEAGYAAVQKDAEEEPYDWSSEGRGGLRSWKDLHYIPVEDFDNEGFGTMTRSISRTLEYSYNDFAIAQMARGLNKTADAQRYERRSRYWQNLFKQDQTSVWNGKDTGFTGFFQPKYLNGTWGVQDPLACSNIDQSGRACSLQNTAGETFESSIWEYQFFVPHDMHTLITLLGGPANFVTRLDYLHDQNITYIGNEPAFLTVFQYHYAGRPAKSTSRVRTYIPDYFSPTPAGLPGNDDSGAMGSFVAMAMMGLFPNPGQSVYLLTVPFFETVSVISPLTGKTATLRTVNWAEYNTPNATGGAAGGNGFIQSATLDGMPYTRNWIGHDFFTEGRELILVLGKEESEWGTKLEDLPP; this comes from the exons ATGCCGCCATATTGGGTACTGTCGCTATTTTCAATCACCGTCCTGGGTATTGCTGCAGATCTTCCGTCAGTTGACGATTACGATGTCTTACAATACATCAATCCCCTGATCGGCAGTGCCAACGGAG GAAATGTGTTTTCAGGTGCCTCGCTGCCATATGGTATGGCGAAAGCCGTCGCGGACACAGACTCTGAATCCAACCAAGGAGGCTTCGCCTACGAGGGTGGCAGAGTCACCGGATTCTCAAGCATGCACGACTCTGGCACTGGTGGTAGTCCTTCGTTAGGCAATTTCCCTCTCTTTGCTTATGTAAAATGCGCCGGTGACGATGTGAATGGCTGTGTCTATCCAAAGAACCAAAGAAAGACGAAGTACAAGCCAGACTCGGTCCAGGCGCACCCTGGGTATTTTGCCATAGAGCTGGCATCGGGGGTCCGGGTCGATATGACAACTGCACACCACACGTCCCTGTTTCGCTTTCAATTTCCAACCGATCAGAATGCCAGCCCATTGATCTTGTTGGATCTCACAGATCTGTCGAACTCCCGTCAGGATAATGCGACCATCTCGGTAGACAATCTAACGGGCCGTATGACCGGTGATGCGCGATTTGCTCCTAGCTTTGGGTCCGGATCGTACGTCTTGCATTTCTGTGCGGACTTCAAAAGCCTTGCAGCCCAGAAAGATAGCGGGATCTTTGTCAATTCTCGTGCTAGTGCTGGTGTCCATGATTTGAAGATCTCGCGCAGTATTAATGG ACAGGAAGGGCTGACCGTAGATTTGGAGGGTGGTGGGTTCATCCGCTTCAAGTCCGCTCCGGACAATACGGTCCTCGCTCGAGTTGGTATCAGCTTCATCAGCACGGAGCAGGCTTGCACTCATGCGGAGTCTGAAATTCCACACTTCGACTTCAACGCAACCCGCCAGACAGCAGTTGAACAATGGTCCGAAAAGATGCGTCCAATCCGTGTCTCACGAACAAACATCGATACATCCGTTCTATCTAATTTCTATAGTGGGATCTACCGGACTATGATCAACCCTCAGAATTACACAGGCGAGAACCCACTCTGGCAGAGCAGTGAACCTTATTTTGATTCGTTCTATTGTCTGTGGGATTCTTTCCGTTCTCAGATTCCATTTCTCGCCATCTTCGACCCTTCCTCGGTAATACAGATGGTGCGCTCACTCATCGATACCCAGCGCCATCTAGGCTGGCTGCCGGACTGTCGCATGTCATTGTGCAAAGGATACACCCAAGGCGGTTCTAACGCCGACAATGTCCTGGCAGATGTCTATCTCAAAGGCCTCAGAGATGGCATTGATTGGGAGGCTGGGTATGCCGCTGTCCAAAAGGACGCCGAAGAGGAGCCCTACGACTGGTCCAGCGAAGGCCGCGGGGGTCTTCGCAGCTGGAAGGATCTACACTACATACCCGTAGAAGACTTCGACAACGAGGGATTCGGCACAATGACTCGCAGTATCTCACGTACACTCGAGTATTCCTATAACGACTTCGCCATCGCGCAAATGGCTCGCGGCCTGAACAAGACAGCCGATGCACAGCGGTATGAGCGACGATCGCGATACTGGCAAAACCTATTCAAACAGGACCAGACCTCTGTTTGGAATGGCAAGGATACTGGCTTTACCGGTTTCTTCCAACCAAAGTATCTGAATGGAACATGGGGTGTTCAAGATCCCCTCGCATGCTCGAACATAGACCAGAGTGGACGCGCCTGCTCACTGCAAAACACCGCAGGCGAAACCTTTGAATCCAGCATCTGGGAATATCAATT CTTCGTCCCCCACGACATGCACACCCTAATAACGCTCCTTGGCGGCCCCGCCAACTTCGTCACCCGCCTCGACTACCTTCACGACCAAAACATAACCTACATCGGCAACGAGCCCGCCTTCTTAACAGTCTTTCAATACCACTATGCGGGTCGACCCGCAAAATCCACTTCCCGCGTGCGCACCTATATCCCAGACTACTTCTCACCCACGCCGGCCGGGCTACCGGGCAACGACGACTCAGGCGCAATGGGATCGTTCGTCGCCATGGCGATGATGGGATTGTTCCCGAACCCAGGCCAGAGCGTGTATCTACTCACGGTGCCGTTCTTCGAGACCGTTAGTGTTATTTCTCCGTTGACAGGCAAAACGGCAACGCTGAGGACGGTTAACTGGGCTGAGTATAACACGCCTAATGCCACTGGCGGTGCGGCTGGGGGGAATGGATTTATTCAGTCTGCGACGCTGGATGGGATGCCTTATACCAGGAATTGGATTGGCCATGATTTTTTCACGGAGGGACGGGAGTTAATTCTCGTTCTTGGAAAGGAGGAGAGCGAGTGGGGGACTAAATTAGAGGACTTGCCGCCTTAG